The Eurosta solidaginis isolate ZX-2024a chromosome 4, ASM4086904v1, whole genome shotgun sequence genome includes a window with the following:
- the MAPk-Ak2 gene encoding MAP kinase-activated protein kinase 2 isoform X11 yields the protein MSGHLSLHNSACNICMIMFKINTKPDTNAAQRQAKTTPLVEDYEISNKVLGLGINGKVVQCTNRKTKQKYALKVLLDNPKARREVDLHWRASGCRHIVNIIDVYENTYGGNKCLLVVMECMEGGELFQRIQDNADGNFSEREAAQIMHEICIAVHYLHSRDIAHRDLKPENLLYTTNEKNATLKLTDFGFAKETLIKDTLQTPCYTPYYVAPEVLGPEKYDKSCDVWSLGVIMYILLCGFPPFYSNNGLAISPGMKKRIRTGQYDFPNPEWANVSQAAKDLIKGMLNVDPTKRLTIDEVIRNNWIAQYTEVPQTPLCTGRMLKEGEETWPEVQEEMTRSLATMRVDYDQVSEKMHIKALDKSNNALLTKRRKKFEQELTAQNKNT from the exons CTCTTCACAATTCCGCCTGTAATATATGTATGATCATGTTTAAGATTAATACAAAACCGGACACCAACGCCGCACAGCGTCAAGCGAAAACAACACCATTGGTCGAGGATTATGAGATCTCCAATAAAGTGCTTGGGCTCGGCATTAACGGTAAAGTGGTACAATGCACCAATcgtaaaactaaacaaaaatatgcGTTAAAAGTGCTATTAGACAATCCTAAAGCTAGACGAGAGGTGGATCTGCATTGGCGTGCCAGTGGTTGTCGACACATTGTAAATATTATCGATGTCTACGAGAACACATATGGAGGCAACAAATGTTTACTCGTTGTTATGGAATG CATGGAAGGTGGCGAACTGTTTCAACGTATACAAGATAATGCAGATGGTAACTTCTCGGAGCGGG AAGCCGCACAAATAATGCATGAAATCTGCATTGCCGTGCATTACTTGCATAGCCGAGATATCGCGCATCGTGACTTAAAACCAGAGAATCTTTTATACACAACAAATGAAAAGAATGCGACGTTAAAGTTAACAGATTTTGGTTTCGCGAAAGAAACGCTTATTAAGGATACACTGCAAACGCCTTGTTATACACCATACTATGTTG cTCCTGAAGTGCTCGGTCCCGAAAAATATGACAAAAGCTGCGACGTTTGGTCACTAGGTGTCATTATGTACATTCTACTATGTGGTTTCCCACCATTTTATAGCAATAACGGTCTTGCAATCTCACCTGGTATGAAGAAACGTATTCGCACTGGACAATATGATTTTCCCAACCCTGAATGGGCCAACGTTAGCCAAGCTGCGAAAGATTTGATTAAAGGGATGCTAAATGTGGATCCCACAAAACGTTTGACAATCGATGAAGTAATTAGGAATAATTGGATTGCCCAATATACAGAAGTGCCACAAACACCGCTATGTACAGGTCGTATGTTGAAGGAAGGCGAAGAAACTTGGCCGGAGGTACAAGAAGAAATGACTCGTTCATTGGCTACAATGCGCGTTGACTACGATCAGGTGAGCgaaaaa ATGCACATcaaagctttggataaatcaaatAATGCATTGCTGACGAAacgtcgaaaaaaatttgaacagGAATTGACGGCACAAAACAAAAa TACATAA
- the MAPk-Ak2 gene encoding MAP kinase-activated protein kinase 2 isoform X12, with the protein MSGHLSLHNSACNICMIMFKINTKPDTNAAQRQAKTTPLVEDYEISNKVLGLGINGKVVQCTNRKTKQKYALKVLLDNPKARREVDLHWRASGCRHIVNIIDVYENTYGGNKCLLVVMECMEGGELFQRIQDNADGNFSEREAAQIMHEICIAVHYLHSRDIAHRDLKPENLLYTTNEKNATLKLTDFGFAKETLIKDTLQTPCYTPYYVAPEVLGPEKYDKSCDVWSLGVIMYILLCGFPPFYSNNGLAISPGMKKRIRTGQYDFPNPEWANVSQAAKDLIKGMLNVDPTKRLTIDEVIRNNWIAQYTEVPQTPLCTGRMLKEGEETWPEVQEEMTRSLATMRVDYDQMHIKALDKSNNALLTKRRKKFEQELTAQNKNT; encoded by the exons CTCTTCACAATTCCGCCTGTAATATATGTATGATCATGTTTAAGATTAATACAAAACCGGACACCAACGCCGCACAGCGTCAAGCGAAAACAACACCATTGGTCGAGGATTATGAGATCTCCAATAAAGTGCTTGGGCTCGGCATTAACGGTAAAGTGGTACAATGCACCAATcgtaaaactaaacaaaaatatgcGTTAAAAGTGCTATTAGACAATCCTAAAGCTAGACGAGAGGTGGATCTGCATTGGCGTGCCAGTGGTTGTCGACACATTGTAAATATTATCGATGTCTACGAGAACACATATGGAGGCAACAAATGTTTACTCGTTGTTATGGAATG CATGGAAGGTGGCGAACTGTTTCAACGTATACAAGATAATGCAGATGGTAACTTCTCGGAGCGGG AAGCCGCACAAATAATGCATGAAATCTGCATTGCCGTGCATTACTTGCATAGCCGAGATATCGCGCATCGTGACTTAAAACCAGAGAATCTTTTATACACAACAAATGAAAAGAATGCGACGTTAAAGTTAACAGATTTTGGTTTCGCGAAAGAAACGCTTATTAAGGATACACTGCAAACGCCTTGTTATACACCATACTATGTTG cTCCTGAAGTGCTCGGTCCCGAAAAATATGACAAAAGCTGCGACGTTTGGTCACTAGGTGTCATTATGTACATTCTACTATGTGGTTTCCCACCATTTTATAGCAATAACGGTCTTGCAATCTCACCTGGTATGAAGAAACGTATTCGCACTGGACAATATGATTTTCCCAACCCTGAATGGGCCAACGTTAGCCAAGCTGCGAAAGATTTGATTAAAGGGATGCTAAATGTGGATCCCACAAAACGTTTGACAATCGATGAAGTAATTAGGAATAATTGGATTGCCCAATATACAGAAGTGCCACAAACACCGCTATGTACAGGTCGTATGTTGAAGGAAGGCGAAGAAACTTGGCCGGAGGTACAAGAAGAAATGACTCGTTCATTGGCTACAATGCGCGTTGACTACGATCAG ATGCACATcaaagctttggataaatcaaatAATGCATTGCTGACGAAacgtcgaaaaaaatttgaacagGAATTGACGGCACAAAACAAAAa TACATAA
- the MAPk-Ak2 gene encoding MAP kinase-activated protein kinase 2 isoform X10, which yields MSGHLSLHNSACNICMIMFKINTKPDTNAAQRQAKTTPLVEDYEISNKVLGLGINGKVVQCTNRKTKQKYALKVLLDNPKARREVDLHWRASGCRHIVNIIDVYENTYGGNKCLLVVMECMEGGELFQRIQDNADGNFSEREAAQIMHEICIAVHYLHSRDIAHRDLKPENLLYTTNEKNATLKLTDFGFAKETLIKDTLQTPCYTPYYVAPEVLGPEKYDKSCDVWSLGVIMYILLCGFPPFYSNNGLAISPGMKKRIRTGQYDFPNPEWANVSQAAKDLIKGMLNVDPTKRLTIDEVIRNNWIAQYTEVPQTPLCTGRMLKEGEETWPEVQEEMTRSLATMRVDYDQMHIKALDKSNNALLTKRRKKFEQELTAQNKKRIHTE from the exons CTCTTCACAATTCCGCCTGTAATATATGTATGATCATGTTTAAGATTAATACAAAACCGGACACCAACGCCGCACAGCGTCAAGCGAAAACAACACCATTGGTCGAGGATTATGAGATCTCCAATAAAGTGCTTGGGCTCGGCATTAACGGTAAAGTGGTACAATGCACCAATcgtaaaactaaacaaaaatatgcGTTAAAAGTGCTATTAGACAATCCTAAAGCTAGACGAGAGGTGGATCTGCATTGGCGTGCCAGTGGTTGTCGACACATTGTAAATATTATCGATGTCTACGAGAACACATATGGAGGCAACAAATGTTTACTCGTTGTTATGGAATG CATGGAAGGTGGCGAACTGTTTCAACGTATACAAGATAATGCAGATGGTAACTTCTCGGAGCGGG AAGCCGCACAAATAATGCATGAAATCTGCATTGCCGTGCATTACTTGCATAGCCGAGATATCGCGCATCGTGACTTAAAACCAGAGAATCTTTTATACACAACAAATGAAAAGAATGCGACGTTAAAGTTAACAGATTTTGGTTTCGCGAAAGAAACGCTTATTAAGGATACACTGCAAACGCCTTGTTATACACCATACTATGTTG cTCCTGAAGTGCTCGGTCCCGAAAAATATGACAAAAGCTGCGACGTTTGGTCACTAGGTGTCATTATGTACATTCTACTATGTGGTTTCCCACCATTTTATAGCAATAACGGTCTTGCAATCTCACCTGGTATGAAGAAACGTATTCGCACTGGACAATATGATTTTCCCAACCCTGAATGGGCCAACGTTAGCCAAGCTGCGAAAGATTTGATTAAAGGGATGCTAAATGTGGATCCCACAAAACGTTTGACAATCGATGAAGTAATTAGGAATAATTGGATTGCCCAATATACAGAAGTGCCACAAACACCGCTATGTACAGGTCGTATGTTGAAGGAAGGCGAAGAAACTTGGCCGGAGGTACAAGAAGAAATGACTCGTTCATTGGCTACAATGCGCGTTGACTACGATCAG ATGCACATcaaagctttggataaatcaaatAATGCATTGCTGACGAAacgtcgaaaaaaatttgaacagGAATTGACGGCACAAAACAAAAa ACGCATTCACACGGAATGA